Sequence from the Azospirillaceae bacterium genome:
TCGCCCTCTATGTCCGGGATGCGCAGGGCCAGGTCGCCTATGCGGGCGACGCACGCCTCGGCCCGCTTCCGTCCGGGGAGGAGCGCATGCTCGGCTTCGCCCTGGACACGCGCCTGGCGGTGGAGCGCAACGATTTCGGCGAGGAAACCGTCACCGGCGGCACCATCGTCGATGGGGTCCTGCGCCTGACCGCCTTGGAGCGGATGCGAACCACCTACACCATCAAGGGGGCGGCCAACGAAGCGCGCCGGGTGGTGATCGAGCATCCCCGGCTGGACGGGTGGGAACTCTCGGCCGGCGGCACAGAGCCGGGCACGGGTCCGGACGACGCTGTGCAGACGATTCCCGGCCATTGGCGGGTGGCACGCGATGTGCCGGCGGGGCAGACCGTCACCCTCACCCTGGCGGCGGAGCGCCCGCGCAGCGAGGATATCGCCCTGCTCGGGCTGTCGCCGGAGCAGGTCCAGGCCTTCGCGTCGGGCCGCAACCTGCCGGAGCCGGTGCGGCAAGCCCTTGCCCGCCTGGCCGAGCTGCAGGCGGAGGTGGTGCGCAACCGACGGGCGGTCGACGAGGCCGAACGGGAGATGAACGCCATCACGGCCGACCAGGAACGCCTGCGCCAGAACCTGGCCGCCGTGCCGAAGGATGGCGACCTCGCCCGCCGCTACCTCGGCCAGTTGCGCCAGCAGGAGGACCGTCTGGACGCCCTGCGCAGAACGCAGGCAAATGCACGGACGGCAACGGATGCGGCCCGGGCCCGTTTGGAGGACTATGTGCGCGGGCTGAAACTGTAGGTTCGGGCTCCCCGGGGAATGCAATGAAACCCTTCGATCCCGACCGGCTGCTCGCCGCCCAAGGAGGGCGCTGCTTCTATTGCGGCGACGCCCTGGGCCGCGGGGCGACGGTGGACCACCTGATTCCGCAGGCCTACGGCGGGATCGACGATGTGGCCAACTGCGTCATGGCCCACCGGCGGTGCAACCAGCTCAAGGGCGACCGGTTGCCGACGGCGGACGAGATCGACCGGCTGGTGGAGGAACGCAAACGCAGCCGCCTGCCGGTCTGGCCGCCGCTGCTGGCCGTGCGCGACGCGGACCCGGACCAGGCCTGGATGGAATGCGCCCTCGCCATCCGGGAATGGAACCGGGCGAACCCGCCGACCTGAAAACGCCGGGCAGCATCCGTTGCCCTCCGCACGCCCGCGTGCTTGCTTGGCGCGGCCCGTGGGCAAACACGAGAGCCGGGGAGACCGATATGCAGTACCTGCACACGATGGTCCGGGTGACCGACCTGGAGCAGTCGCTCGACTTCTATTGCAACAAGCTCGGGATGGTTGAGATCTCCCGCACCGAGAACCCGACGGGACGCTTCACCCTGGTGTTCCTGGCGGCCCCGGCCGACGCGGAGGCCGCCAAGGCCAACCGCGCACCCCTGGTGGAACTGACCTACAACTGGGATCCCGAGACCTACACCGGCGGCCGCAACTTCGGCCATCTGGCGTACCGGGTGGACGACATCTACGCGCTGTGCCAACGGTTGATGGAGGCGGGCGTCACCATCAACCGCCCGCCGCGGGACGGGCGCATGGCCTTCGTCCGCTCGCCGGACAACATCTCCATCGAGTTCCTGCAGAAGGGCGAGGCGCTGCCGCCCCGGGAACCGTGGGCGTCCATGCCCAATTCCGGAACCTGGTAGGGAGCGCCCGGCCATGAAGGCACGCGTGAAATGGGCCGGCGACATGATGTTCATCGGCGAGGCGGGCAGCGGCCACGCCGTGGTCATGGACGGCGCGCCCGAATACGGCGGCCGCAACATGGGCCTGCGCCCGATGGAGATGGTGCTGGTGGGCGTGGGCGGCTGCACCGCCTTCGACGTGGTGCTGATCCTCAAGCGCGGCCGCGAGCCGGTCGAGGACTGCATCGTCGAGTTGGAAGCCGAACGGGCCGACACCGATCCGAAGGTCTTCACCCGCATCCACATGCGCTATGTGGTCACCGGCAAGGGCCTCGATCCCAAGAAGGTCGAGCGGGCGGTCGAGCTTTCGGCCGAAAAATACTGCTCCGCCTCGGCGATGGTCGCCCACACCGCAAAGATCACGCACGAGGTGGTGGTGCGGGAAACGGCCTGAACGGACCGAAAAGGGCCGCGCCTCGGCGCGGCCCCCACGTCCCGGGCGCCCACCCTTCCCCGTTCACGGGTGTGGGCTCGGGCGGATTGGTCAGGCTGTTTCCTTGTAAAGCTCACGGCCGATCAGCATGCGCCGGATCTCGCTGGTGCCGGCGCCGATCTCGTAGAGCTTCGCGTCGCGCAGCAGGCGGCCGGTCGGGTACTCGTTGATGTAGCCGTTGCCGCCCAGGCACTGGATCGCCTGCAAGGCCATCCACGTCGCCTTCTCGGCCGCGTAGAGGATGCAGCCGGCGGCGTCCTTGCGGGTCACCTCGCCGCGGTCGCACGCCTTTCCAACGGCGTAGCAGTAGGCGCGGGTGGCCGAGAGCGCCACATACATGTCGGCCAGCTTGCCCTGCATCAGCTGGAACTCGCCGATAGGCTGGCCGAACTGCTCACGGTCGTGGACATAGGGCAGAACGATGTCCATGCAGGCCTGCATGATGCCAATCGGGCCGGCGGCCAGAACGGCGCGCTCGTAATCCAGGCCGCTCATCAGAACGTTGACGCCACGGCCGACCTGACCCAGCACGTTCTCCTCGGGCACCTCGCAGTCCTCGAACAC
This genomic interval carries:
- a CDS encoding HNH endonuclease, with product MKPFDPDRLLAAQGGRCFYCGDALGRGATVDHLIPQAYGGIDDVANCVMAHRRCNQLKGDRLPTADEIDRLVEERKRSRLPVWPPLLAVRDADPDQAWMECALAIREWNRANPPT
- a CDS encoding VOC family protein, producing MQYLHTMVRVTDLEQSLDFYCNKLGMVEISRTENPTGRFTLVFLAAPADAEAAKANRAPLVELTYNWDPETYTGGRNFGHLAYRVDDIYALCQRLMEAGVTINRPPRDGRMAFVRSPDNISIEFLQKGEALPPREPWASMPNSGTW
- a CDS encoding OsmC family protein yields the protein MKARVKWAGDMMFIGEAGSGHAVVMDGAPEYGGRNMGLRPMEMVLVGVGGCTAFDVVLILKRGREPVEDCIVELEAERADTDPKVFTRIHMRYVVTGKGLDPKKVERAVELSAEKYCSASAMVAHTAKITHEVVVRETA